A single Agrococcus sp. ARC_14 DNA region contains:
- a CDS encoding TetR family transcriptional regulator, with product MNDRTPGVPSVTVRNEPVQARAAHRIEALLDAAAAVVEEHGIEHLTTALVAERAGASIGTVYRYFPDRVAVLVALAERNLERMRFAIERVLVAEHESWVDAMEAMVAAMVETFREVPSFRALRTGEGLDLGPQDRDPVAPLFVDDLAGYLHERWGVTLDTERRERLELGIGGLDALVTYAFLHDPDGDPRYLAFGLQLAHEQLDGLIPVARDA from the coding sequence ATGAACGATCGCACCCCCGGCGTGCCCTCCGTGACCGTGCGCAACGAGCCGGTGCAGGCGCGTGCAGCCCACCGCATCGAGGCGCTGCTCGACGCAGCCGCCGCGGTCGTGGAGGAGCACGGCATCGAGCACCTCACCACCGCGCTCGTCGCAGAGCGCGCCGGTGCATCGATCGGCACGGTCTACCGCTACTTCCCGGATCGCGTCGCCGTGCTCGTGGCCCTCGCGGAGCGCAACCTCGAGCGCATGCGGTTCGCCATCGAGCGCGTGCTGGTCGCAGAGCACGAGAGCTGGGTCGATGCGATGGAGGCGATGGTCGCCGCCATGGTCGAGACCTTCCGCGAGGTGCCCTCCTTCCGTGCGCTTCGCACGGGCGAGGGTCTCGATCTGGGGCCGCAGGATCGGGATCCGGTCGCGCCGCTGTTCGTCGATGACCTGGCCGGCTACCTGCACGAACGCTGGGGCGTCACGCTCGACACCGAGCGCCGCGAGCGGCTCGAGCTCGGCATCGGCGGACTCGACGCGCTCGTCACCTATGCGTTCCTGCACGACCCGGACGGCGATCCGCGCTACCTGGCCTTCGGGCTCCAGCTCGCGCACGAGCAGCTCGACGGGCTGATCCCGGTTGCGCGCGACGCCTAG
- a CDS encoding PadR family transcriptional regulator — protein MATASAAPQLRKGVLGPVVLALLEQRDRYGLEIVRELAALELIASEGTVYPLLTRLQDSRAVESTWVVSDSERPRRYYRLTAAGRDELAAFRADWPAFTRAVDSILDNHEG, from the coding sequence ATGGCGACGGCATCGGCGGCACCGCAGCTGCGCAAGGGCGTGCTCGGGCCGGTCGTGCTCGCGCTGCTCGAGCAGCGTGACCGATACGGGCTCGAGATCGTGCGGGAGCTTGCGGCGCTCGAGCTGATCGCCAGCGAGGGCACCGTGTACCCGCTGCTGACCCGACTGCAGGATTCGAGGGCGGTCGAGAGCACCTGGGTCGTCTCCGATTCCGAGCGCCCGCGCCGGTACTACCGGCTGACCGCCGCGGGCCGCGACGAGCTCGCGGCCTTCCGCGCCGATTGGCCCGCGTTCACGCGCGCCGTCGACTCGATCCTCGACAACCACGAAGGGTGA
- a CDS encoding SRPBCC domain-containing protein encodes MPEFENPPATVDVPASRVTRIVAVDAPVATVWRCLVEPDLLAQWLGDIAAFPDGVVPGAMGRFAWTGEVVLAARIQEVVPQARFCFEWAEGILSGRASTVEITLAEIDGGTQMHLVESDFPLEGDDATRRGALRSLAAGWTVELDELVDLAESLDA; translated from the coding sequence GTGCCGGAGTTCGAGAACCCGCCAGCGACCGTCGACGTGCCCGCGTCGCGCGTGACGCGAATCGTCGCGGTCGACGCGCCGGTCGCCACGGTGTGGCGCTGCCTGGTCGAGCCTGACCTGCTCGCACAGTGGCTGGGCGATATCGCGGCCTTCCCCGACGGCGTCGTGCCGGGCGCCATGGGTCGCTTCGCCTGGACGGGCGAGGTCGTGCTGGCCGCCCGCATCCAGGAGGTCGTGCCGCAGGCGCGCTTCTGCTTCGAGTGGGCGGAGGGCATCCTCTCCGGCCGCGCCTCGACGGTCGAGATCACCCTTGCCGAGATCGACGGCGGAACGCAGATGCACCTGGTCGAATCCGACTTCCCGCTCGAGGGCGACGACGCCACCCGGCGCGGGGCGCTGCGCTCGCTCGCCGCGGGCTGGACGGTCGAGCTCGACGAGCTCGTCGACCTCGCCGAGTCGCTCGACGCCTGA
- a CDS encoding NUDIX domain-containing protein: protein MSARPIAIAVIRRAHGALLVTSAVEPGTAEAGSPRTLVRPPGGGIEQGETAGDAAVRELQEELGVEITGVRPLGAIEHRIRFAGRELHELVHVVAAEMGADASLPSTTDAGHPVWWLPVDRFDDPSLELVPAGLVALLADVSG, encoded by the coding sequence GTGAGCGCCCGGCCGATCGCGATCGCGGTCATCCGCCGCGCGCACGGCGCGCTGCTGGTGACGAGCGCGGTCGAGCCCGGCACGGCCGAGGCGGGGTCGCCTCGCACGCTGGTGCGCCCGCCCGGCGGCGGCATCGAGCAGGGCGAGACGGCGGGGGATGCGGCGGTGCGGGAGCTGCAGGAGGAGCTCGGCGTCGAGATCACCGGCGTGCGGCCGCTCGGCGCGATCGAGCACCGCATCCGCTTCGCGGGGCGCGAGCTGCACGAGCTCGTGCACGTCGTCGCTGCCGAGATGGGGGCGGATGCGTCCCTCCCGTCGACGACGGACGCGGGGCATCCGGTGTGGTGGCTCCCGGTCGACCGCTTCGACGACCCCTCGCTCGAGCTCGTGCCTGCCGGTCTGGTCGCGCTGCTTGCGGACGTCTCGGGCTGA
- a CDS encoding anthranilate synthase component I family protein, protein MPATSAPLLPHLGARWAVPSDLTPEAAFAALESASDDVVWLDSSSDGDHVIGTGAHALVMHDGEAFLDGEPLAGDAVAALEAARATHPGAWVGWFGYEAGVRMLGLAPGAEGTDERGPGADSLGAGRFPEAAWLLLDRWLVVADGEAQLQSRDGEPWSLEAAPVRQPSAKTLDSSLLRWRDDDAGYAEKVERCREHIREGDSYVLCLTTAIAAPPIDAIATHARLRAASPVHHGGLLRIAGVTVSSASPETFLRVEQGIATTRPIKGTRRRGAASGGDDAALALELFESEKERAENVMIVDLCRNDLQRVCAPGSVEVTSLLAVETYPTVHQLVSTVRGRLLPGLGPLDTVRALFPAGSMTGAPKRRTVELLQALEGGRRGVYSGCFGLVAGETCQLAMVIRSVVADEHGTHIGVGGGVTALSEPAFEVEELHVKAAALLASLVPR, encoded by the coding sequence ATGCCAGCGACCTCTGCGCCGCTCCTGCCGCACCTCGGTGCGCGCTGGGCGGTGCCGAGCGACCTCACCCCGGAGGCCGCGTTCGCCGCCCTCGAGTCGGCGAGCGACGACGTCGTGTGGCTCGACTCGTCCTCCGACGGCGATCACGTCATCGGCACCGGGGCGCATGCGCTCGTGATGCACGACGGGGAGGCGTTCCTCGACGGCGAGCCGCTCGCCGGCGACGCCGTCGCCGCGCTCGAGGCTGCTCGCGCCACGCATCCCGGTGCCTGGGTCGGCTGGTTCGGCTACGAGGCGGGCGTGCGGATGCTCGGGCTCGCGCCCGGCGCGGAGGGCACAGACGAGCGCGGGCCGGGCGCAGACAGCCTGGGCGCCGGGCGCTTCCCCGAAGCGGCGTGGCTGCTGCTCGATCGCTGGCTCGTCGTCGCCGACGGGGAGGCGCAGCTGCAGTCGCGTGACGGCGAGCCGTGGTCGCTCGAGGCTGCGCCGGTGCGCCAGCCATCCGCGAAGACGCTCGACAGCAGCCTGCTGCGCTGGCGCGACGACGACGCCGGCTACGCCGAGAAGGTCGAGCGCTGCCGCGAGCACATCCGCGAGGGCGACTCCTACGTGCTGTGCCTGACGACCGCGATCGCGGCGCCGCCCATCGACGCGATCGCGACGCACGCTCGGCTGCGCGCCGCGAGCCCCGTGCACCACGGCGGCCTGCTGCGCATCGCGGGCGTGACCGTCTCGAGCGCGAGCCCGGAGACCTTCCTCCGCGTCGAGCAGGGCATCGCGACGACGCGACCGATCAAGGGCACGCGGCGGCGCGGTGCTGCATCAGGCGGCGACGACGCCGCGCTCGCGCTCGAGCTGTTCGAGAGCGAGAAGGAGCGGGCCGAGAACGTCATGATCGTCGATCTGTGCCGCAACGACCTGCAGCGGGTGTGCGCGCCGGGCTCGGTCGAGGTGACGAGCCTGCTCGCGGTCGAGACCTACCCGACCGTCCACCAGCTCGTCTCGACGGTGCGCGGCCGCCTGCTGCCGGGGCTCGGGCCGCTCGATACCGTGCGCGCGCTGTTCCCGGCAGGCTCCATGACCGGTGCGCCCAAGCGCCGCACCGTCGAGCTGCTGCAGGCGCTCGAGGGCGGCAGGCGCGGCGTCTACTCCGGATGCTTCGGGCTGGTCGCGGGGGAGACCTGCCAGCTGGCGATGGTCATCCGCAGCGTCGTCGCGGATGAGCACGGCACGCACATCGGGGTCGGTGGCGGCGTCACGGCGCTGTCAGAGCCCGCCTTCGAGGTGGAGGAGCTGCACGTGAAGGCGGCGGCACTGCTCGCCTCGCTCGTGCCGCGCTGA
- a CDS encoding SOS response-associated peptidase: MGAILSHRGPDGETISDMCGRYVMATPASDLVALFEIDEAGADLPEPSWNIPPTSTVPIVVEPRPRDETPPIRRLEAARWGLVPAWADDISVGVRAFNARGESAAEKPMFRDGVRERRALVPADGWFEWQRLGDAKTPYYVHGEAPISFAGLYAWWKQPDGAWLLSTTILTTASTGELATIHERMPLVVSPEMRDAWLDPTEDGEAALEAVIAEAGEVAAGLTLHIVDGRVGNVREQGPALIAPIDAA, encoded by the coding sequence ATGGGGGCCATCCTCTCGCATCGAGGGCCAGATGGTGAGACCATCTCGGATATGTGCGGACGCTACGTCATGGCCACACCCGCGAGCGACCTCGTCGCGCTGTTCGAGATCGACGAGGCGGGTGCGGACCTTCCGGAGCCGAGCTGGAACATCCCTCCGACCAGCACGGTGCCGATCGTCGTCGAGCCGAGGCCGCGCGACGAGACCCCGCCCATCCGCCGTCTCGAAGCCGCCCGCTGGGGTCTCGTGCCCGCCTGGGCAGACGACATCTCGGTCGGGGTGCGAGCCTTCAACGCCCGCGGCGAGTCGGCGGCCGAGAAGCCGATGTTCCGCGACGGCGTGCGCGAGCGCCGCGCGCTGGTGCCGGCCGACGGCTGGTTCGAGTGGCAGAGGCTGGGTGATGCCAAGACCCCGTACTACGTGCACGGCGAGGCGCCGATCTCGTTCGCCGGGCTGTATGCCTGGTGGAAGCAGCCCGACGGCGCCTGGCTGCTGTCGACCACGATCCTCACGACCGCCTCGACGGGCGAGCTCGCCACGATCCATGAGCGGATGCCTCTGGTGGTCTCTCCGGAGATGCGGGATGCGTGGCTCGACCCGACCGAGGACGGCGAGGCGGCGCTCGAGGCCGTCATCGCGGAGGCGGGCGAGGTCGCTGCCGGGCTCACCCTGCACATCGTCGACGGCCGGGTCGGCAATGTGCGCGAGCAGGGCCCTGCGCTGATCGCGCCGATCGACGCCGCGTAG
- a CDS encoding phosphatase domain-containing protein, whose amino-acid sequence MDELDPLSRIPEPIKHTAARIEDWIHEQREANALRAGRLPAIVAYPGYGGDGWVRVLARVLLVQPGAERSVHYENVRGWRSFTSLSLNDVDVTLEANGERHVVIADRGGVVDAIVPFKLEPGWQEVTVSAAGSVPVVAPVFVVDPATRFGVVSDIDDTVMVTSLPRPLLAAWNAFVLDEHGRQPVPGMAVLYERLAGEHPGSPFVYLSTGAWNAAPALTRFLSRNLYPAGSMLLTDWGPTHDRFFRSGKDHKRAELRRLARDFPDIRWLLVGDDGQHDEEIYGEFANAHPTSVRAVAIRELSAQEAVLAGGRKHAETRSMHPWVWSPNGGGLAKELAAIPELHVL is encoded by the coding sequence ATGGATGAGCTCGATCCGCTCTCACGCATCCCGGAGCCGATCAAGCACACGGCGGCGCGCATCGAGGACTGGATCCACGAGCAGCGCGAGGCCAACGCGCTGCGCGCCGGCCGGCTGCCCGCGATCGTCGCGTACCCCGGCTACGGCGGCGACGGCTGGGTGCGCGTGCTCGCGCGCGTGCTGCTGGTGCAGCCGGGCGCAGAGCGCAGCGTGCACTACGAGAACGTGCGCGGCTGGCGCTCCTTCACGTCGCTCTCGCTCAACGATGTCGACGTCACGCTCGAGGCCAATGGCGAGCGGCACGTGGTGATCGCCGACCGAGGCGGCGTGGTGGATGCGATCGTGCCGTTCAAGCTCGAGCCCGGCTGGCAGGAGGTCACGGTCTCGGCCGCCGGATCCGTGCCCGTGGTGGCGCCCGTGTTCGTCGTCGATCCGGCGACCCGCTTCGGCGTCGTGAGCGACATCGACGACACGGTCATGGTCACATCCCTCCCCCGCCCGCTGCTGGCAGCCTGGAACGCCTTCGTGCTCGACGAGCACGGCCGTCAACCGGTGCCAGGGATGGCCGTGCTCTACGAGCGCCTCGCGGGCGAGCACCCGGGCAGCCCCTTCGTCTACCTCTCGACGGGCGCCTGGAACGCTGCGCCCGCACTCACTCGCTTCCTCTCGCGCAACCTCTATCCCGCCGGCAGCATGCTGCTGACCGACTGGGGCCCCACACACGATCGCTTCTTCCGCTCCGGCAAGGACCACAAGCGCGCCGAGCTGCGCCGGCTCGCGCGCGACTTCCCCGACATCCGGTGGCTGCTCGTCGGCGATGACGGCCAGCACGACGAGGAGATCTACGGCGAGTTCGCGAACGCGCATCCGACCTCTGTGCGGGCGGTCGCGATCCGCGAGCTGTCGGCGCAGGAGGCGGTGCTCGCCGGTGGCCGCAAGCACGCCGAGACGCGCTCGATGCACCCCTGGGTGTGGTCGCCGAACGGGGGCGGCCTCGCGAAGGAGCTCGCGGCGATCCCCGAGCTGCACGTGCTGTGA
- a CDS encoding DedA family protein, giving the protein MDQLIGDFLEAVGAIDPLLRTLLAGVAMLLETSVLLGLVVPGDTIVIVAALAVEHWPWWLALIGAIVLGALAGESIGFAIGHWLGPKIDRWLERRWPRASAQWRRTERYLARRGGPAIFLSRFLPVAHSLVPLIVGASAMPYRRFLAWTIPACVLWAGAYATAGWLAGGTYRELADSLHGAGYILVAVIAVFILLVWLAKRLIARYEARHMDDEPQERS; this is encoded by the coding sequence ATCGACCAGCTCATCGGCGACTTCCTCGAGGCCGTCGGCGCGATCGATCCGCTGCTGCGCACGCTGCTCGCCGGCGTCGCGATGCTGCTCGAGACGAGCGTGCTGCTGGGGCTGGTCGTGCCGGGCGACACGATCGTGATCGTGGCGGCGCTCGCCGTCGAGCACTGGCCCTGGTGGCTCGCGCTCATCGGCGCGATCGTGCTCGGAGCGCTGGCCGGTGAGTCGATCGGCTTCGCGATCGGGCACTGGCTGGGGCCGAAGATCGACCGTTGGCTCGAGCGCCGCTGGCCGCGCGCCTCGGCGCAGTGGCGGCGCACCGAGCGCTACCTCGCCCGCCGCGGCGGCCCGGCGATCTTCCTCTCGCGCTTCCTACCCGTGGCGCACTCGCTCGTGCCGCTCATCGTCGGCGCGTCGGCGATGCCCTACCGGCGCTTCCTGGCGTGGACGATCCCGGCCTGCGTGCTCTGGGCGGGCGCCTACGCGACCGCCGGCTGGCTCGCCGGCGGCACCTACCGCGAGCTCGCCGACAGCCTGCACGGCGCCGGCTACATCCTGGTCGCCGTCATCGCGGTGTTCATCCTGCTCGTGTGGCTCGCCAAGCGACTGATCGCGCGCTACGAGGCGCGCCACATGGACGACGAGCCGCAGGAGCGCAGCTAG
- a CDS encoding aminotransferase class IV, with protein sequence MSGIEAVRAWVHPSFSPIGEPVSETLAADSWLVDDGRVLALDRHRLRFADAVADAGGDRLDALSAARQAMTQVPLEGRWSPRLDLTPAGIRLRVRPAPAQSSTVSVVTAARDPRQHPVRKGPDLAALAELQAEESARAGTEVEPIITVDGLVAEGTWSALLWWRDDVLCVPAADTPRLPSVTAAVLAELARIDGVELREERAAPSDLDGCEVWLANALRGIRAVADWHGTPEHGAPVVAAPTRAAAWQARLERLRLAPTASRR encoded by the coding sequence ATGAGCGGGATCGAGGCCGTGCGCGCGTGGGTGCACCCGAGCTTCTCCCCCATCGGCGAACCGGTCTCCGAGACGCTCGCCGCCGACTCCTGGCTGGTCGACGATGGTCGGGTCCTGGCGCTCGACCGGCATCGTCTGAGGTTCGCGGATGCGGTGGCAGACGCGGGCGGCGACCGTCTCGACGCGCTGAGCGCGGCCAGGCAGGCGATGACGCAGGTGCCCCTCGAGGGCCGGTGGTCGCCCAGGCTGGATCTCACGCCGGCGGGCATCCGGCTGCGCGTGCGCCCCGCCCCGGCGCAGAGCAGCACCGTCTCGGTCGTGACCGCCGCTCGTGACCCGCGTCAGCACCCGGTGCGCAAGGGCCCCGACCTCGCCGCGCTCGCCGAGCTGCAGGCCGAGGAGTCCGCCAGGGCCGGCACCGAGGTCGAGCCGATCATCACGGTCGACGGGCTCGTGGCCGAGGGCACGTGGTCTGCGCTGCTGTGGTGGCGCGACGACGTGCTGTGCGTGCCGGCGGCCGACACGCCGCGCCTGCCGTCGGTGACGGCAGCGGTGCTCGCCGAGCTCGCCAGGATCGACGGCGTCGAGCTGCGCGAGGAGCGCGCGGCACCGAGCGACCTCGATGGCTGCGAGGTGTGGCTCGCCAACGCGCTGCGCGGGATCCGCGCCGTGGCCGACTGGCACGGCACGCCCGAGCATGGCGCCCCGGTGGTCGCCGCCCCGACCCGCGCGGCTGCCTGGCAGGCCCGTCTCGAGCGCCTGCGGCTCGCCCCGACCGCGAGCCGGCGGTGA
- a CDS encoding CoA-acylating methylmalonate-semialdehyde dehydrogenase, producing MTDTVVETTEQSDKPTAIPHWIAGARREGTGRTAPVYNPALGTVVSEVGLASSEEMSEAIASANAVFPAWRDLSIAKRQSIMFRFRELIVQRKDELATIVTREHGKVHSDALGEIARGIEVAELATAFPLLTKGEYSENASTGVDVYSLRQPLGVVGIISPFNFPAMIPLWFAPVALAAGNVVVIKPSEKDPSSAVFIAELFKEAGLPDGVLTVVHGDKEAVDTLLTHPDVQAISFVGSTPIAEYVYRTGSEHGKRVQALGGAKNHMLVLPDADLDVTADAAVNAGFGSAGERCMAISVVVAVDSIADELAAKIKEKMGAIRTGDGTRDNDMGPLITGQHRDKVVGYIQTAADDGADVLVDGRDPEVDGDPNGFWLKPTLIDKVPTDSTAYKEEIFGPVLSIVRVASYEEGLELINANQYGNGTAIFTNDGGAARRFQNEVQVGMVGINVPIPVPVGYHSFGGWKRSIFGQGKAYGKHAFDFYTREKVVTSRWLDPSHGGLNLGFPQHD from the coding sequence ATGACCGACACCGTCGTCGAGACCACCGAGCAATCCGACAAGCCGACTGCGATCCCGCACTGGATCGCCGGCGCCCGCAGGGAGGGGACGGGCCGCACCGCCCCCGTCTACAACCCCGCTCTCGGCACGGTCGTCTCTGAGGTCGGGCTTGCGAGCTCGGAGGAGATGAGCGAGGCGATCGCCTCCGCGAACGCGGTGTTCCCCGCGTGGCGCGACCTGTCGATCGCGAAGCGCCAGTCGATCATGTTCCGGTTCCGTGAGCTGATCGTGCAGCGCAAGGATGAGCTCGCCACGATCGTCACCCGCGAGCACGGCAAGGTGCACTCCGACGCACTGGGCGAGATCGCCCGCGGCATCGAGGTCGCAGAGCTCGCGACCGCGTTCCCGCTGCTGACGAAGGGCGAGTACTCGGAGAACGCCTCGACCGGCGTCGACGTCTACTCGCTGCGCCAGCCGCTCGGCGTCGTGGGCATCATCAGCCCGTTCAACTTCCCGGCCATGATCCCGCTGTGGTTCGCGCCGGTGGCCCTGGCCGCAGGCAACGTCGTCGTCATCAAGCCGAGCGAGAAGGATCCCTCCTCGGCTGTCTTCATCGCGGAGCTCTTCAAGGAGGCCGGACTGCCGGATGGCGTGCTCACGGTCGTGCACGGCGACAAGGAGGCGGTCGACACGCTCCTGACGCACCCCGACGTGCAGGCGATCTCGTTCGTCGGATCGACGCCGATCGCCGAGTACGTCTACCGGACCGGCTCAGAGCACGGCAAGCGCGTGCAGGCGCTCGGCGGTGCGAAGAACCACATGCTGGTGCTGCCCGATGCCGATCTCGACGTGACGGCGGATGCCGCCGTCAACGCCGGCTTCGGCTCCGCGGGGGAGCGCTGCATGGCGATCTCGGTGGTCGTCGCGGTCGACTCGATCGCCGACGAGCTCGCCGCGAAGATCAAGGAGAAGATGGGGGCCATCCGCACCGGCGACGGCACGCGCGACAACGACATGGGCCCGCTCATCACCGGCCAGCACCGAGACAAGGTCGTCGGCTACATCCAGACCGCTGCCGATGACGGCGCCGACGTGCTCGTCGACGGTCGGGACCCCGAGGTCGACGGCGACCCGAACGGCTTCTGGCTGAAGCCGACGCTCATCGACAAGGTGCCGACGGACTCCACCGCCTACAAGGAGGAGATCTTCGGACCGGTGCTCTCGATCGTGCGCGTCGCCTCCTATGAGGAGGGCCTCGAGCTCATCAACGCGAACCAGTACGGCAACGGCACCGCGATCTTCACGAACGACGGCGGCGCAGCCCGACGGTTCCAGAACGAGGTGCAGGTCGGCATGGTCGGCATCAACGTGCCGATCCCGGTGCCGGTCGGCTACCACTCCTTCGGCGGCTGGAAGCGATCGATCTTCGGCCAGGGCAAGGCCTACGGCAAGCACGCGTTCGACTTCTACACGCGCGAGAAGGTCGTGACCAGCCGCTGGCTCGACCCGAGCCACGGCGGCCTCAACCTGGGCTTCCCGCAGCACGACTAG
- a CDS encoding acyl-CoA thioesterase II, which produces MTDSIRILLETLTLTDTGARTDEDIFTGQSHPMPHGRVFGGQVMAQAVVSAQQTVDTVRPIHSVHGYFVRPGDVEQPITFSVERIHDGRSFSTRRVQAYQHGKPIMSMIASFQDVDDGPSSQHTMPQGLPRPEQLPSTDELLAAHADHPQARAVIARPFDIRHVEGPIFLPDPSRPRDGKQHVWIKAKSPLPDDDALHRAALAYLSDYAMLEPIVRMHGAAWTTPGLKAASLDHALWWHRPARVDEWLLLELETSSSGGGRGLGHGYIYAADGTHVATVAQEGMVRVPQTNAAARQEQP; this is translated from the coding sequence ATGACCGACAGCATCCGCATCCTGCTGGAGACCCTCACCCTGACCGACACCGGCGCGCGCACCGATGAGGACATCTTCACGGGACAGAGTCACCCGATGCCGCACGGGCGGGTGTTCGGCGGCCAGGTGATGGCCCAGGCCGTGGTCTCGGCGCAGCAGACCGTCGACACCGTTCGACCGATCCACTCGGTACACGGCTACTTCGTGCGACCGGGCGACGTCGAGCAGCCGATCACCTTCTCTGTCGAGCGGATCCACGACGGTCGATCGTTCTCGACCCGACGTGTGCAGGCCTACCAGCACGGCAAGCCGATCATGTCGATGATCGCGTCCTTCCAGGACGTCGACGATGGCCCTTCCTCGCAGCACACCATGCCGCAGGGGCTGCCGCGACCAGAGCAGCTGCCGAGCACGGACGAGCTGCTGGCCGCCCATGCTGACCACCCGCAGGCGCGGGCCGTGATCGCGCGCCCGTTCGACATCCGTCATGTGGAGGGCCCGATCTTCCTGCCCGACCCGTCGCGGCCCCGCGATGGCAAGCAGCACGTGTGGATCAAGGCCAAGAGCCCCCTGCCCGACGACGACGCGCTGCACCGCGCTGCGCTGGCCTACCTGTCCGACTACGCGATGCTCGAGCCGATCGTGCGCATGCACGGCGCCGCGTGGACGACGCCGGGGCTCAAGGCCGCGAGCCTCGACCACGCGCTCTGGTGGCACCGGCCTGCGCGGGTCGACGAGTGGCTGCTGCTCGAGCTCGAGACGAGCTCCTCCGGCGGCGGGCGAGGCCTCGGACACGGCTACATCTACGCGGCCGACGGCACGCATGTCGCGACGGTCGCGCAGGAAGGCATGGTGCGCGTGCCGCAGACGAACGCCGCAGCGCGACAGGAACAGCCATGA
- a CDS encoding GNAT family N-acetyltransferase → MTVQPIAPEDAMRVLRAALPIHTERLVLRTLRPDDLESVRSYRNAPGQRRWTYTRNQTEAELMAWTAGGAPVFLRDGDAVQLAIELEGTLVGDLMVRITSLASRQAELGWMIATAAQGKGIATEAAQAGLEVCFALGAQRVTAQLDEENVASRRVAERIGMTLEGRFVNDELNPATGELGTSLYMGVLRPRA, encoded by the coding sequence ATGACCGTGCAGCCGATCGCTCCGGAAGACGCGATGCGCGTCCTGCGGGCCGCGCTGCCCATCCATACGGAGCGACTCGTGCTGCGCACGCTGCGCCCTGACGATCTCGAATCGGTGCGGTCGTATCGCAACGCGCCCGGTCAGCGGCGGTGGACGTACACCCGCAACCAGACCGAGGCAGAGCTGATGGCCTGGACGGCCGGCGGCGCGCCGGTGTTCCTGCGCGACGGTGACGCGGTGCAGCTGGCCATCGAGCTCGAGGGGACGCTGGTCGGTGACCTGATGGTGCGGATCACGAGCCTCGCGAGCCGGCAGGCAGAGCTCGGGTGGATGATCGCTACCGCGGCGCAGGGCAAGGGCATCGCCACCGAGGCGGCGCAGGCCGGGCTCGAGGTGTGCTTCGCGCTCGGCGCACAACGGGTCACCGCGCAGCTCGACGAGGAGAACGTCGCCTCACGCCGGGTAGCAGAGCGCATCGGCATGACGCTCGAAGGACGCTTCGTCAACGACGAGCTCAATCCGGCGACCGGCGAGCTCGGCACCTCGCTGTACATGGGGGTGCTTCGACCCCGCGCCTGA